A window from Carassius gibelio isolate Cgi1373 ecotype wild population from Czech Republic chromosome B3, carGib1.2-hapl.c, whole genome shotgun sequence encodes these proteins:
- the wbp2nl gene encoding postacrosomal sheath WW domain-binding protein yields the protein MTLNRNHHPNGGVLIQAGESILRECKNVELSFSDITPKNELFKGTKKGSVFLTQYRMVFVSSTVNEKFCSFMFPYYLMKNCSIEQPVFAANYIQGLIKAEAGGGWEGQANFKMSFPSGGAIELGQHLFKLATNASRAPPAQNGAFGLAAGMNGYASPAMPQMQPYPYPSMPQAGYNPYPQPPAAGVYPSAPMYMAPPPPYPGPPQNWCPPPVANGNAKATEAASSAFYNPSNPHSVYMPMDQPPPYYPPENPEKKNN from the exons ATGACGCTGAACCGAAACCATCACCCAAACGGAGGAGTCCTGATCCAGGCCGGAGAGAG CATCTTACGAGAATGCAAGAACGTCGAGCTTTCCTTCAGTGACATCACGCCCAAAAATGAGCTGTTCAAGGGGACCAAGAAGGGCTCTGTGTTCCTCACCCAGTACAGG atggtGTTCGTCAGCAGCACGGTGAATGAGAAGTTCTGCTCCTTCATGTTCCCGTATTACCTGATGAAGAACTGCAGCATCGAGCAGCCCGTGTTTGCTGCAAACTACATCCAAGGGTTGATCAAAGCCGAGGCGGGAG gtggatgGGAAGGGCAGGCCAACTTCAAGATGTCTTTCCCCAGCGGAGGAGCCATTGAGCTGGGACAGCACCTCTTCAAACTGGCCACCAACG cgTCTCGAGCTCCTCCGGCTCAGAACGGAGCGTTTGGATTGGCTGCAGGGATGAACGGATACGCCAGTCCAGCCATGCCACAGATGCAGCCGTACCCATATCCCAGCATGCCACAGGCCGGGTACAACCCCTACCCACAACCCCCTGCTGCAG gtgtgtatcCCAGCGCTCCCATGTACATGGCTCCTCCTCCTCCGTACCCTGGACCTCCTCAGAACTGGTGTCCTCctccag TGGCTAATGGAAATGCTAAAGCAACAGAAGCGGCCAGCAGCGCCTTCTACAATCCCAGCAACCCTCACAGCGTCTACATGCCcatg GATCAGCCTCCTCCCTACTATCCTCCTGAGAATCCAGAGAAGAAGAACAACTGA
- the LOC127952216 gene encoding heme-binding protein 1 isoform X3, with the protein MFVMIKNWLLGATEESEYKLLSTECKDGVSYEVRRYDACKHVCVSLEGRSFDQVSGDLQRKLLAYMSGDNEQGEVMNTPVPIIFTVFPHDDGSLNRRLVAALRIPSSFQIAPPTPTDSTIRIEDRPGMTVYVLRFGGFAGESEFRAEASRLTCTLGDSAPFQRKQYLCCIYDPPIKPYGRRNEVWFLQDEP; encoded by the exons ATGTTTGTCATGATCAAAAACTGGCTGCTTGGAGCCACTGAAGAGAGCGAGTACAAGCTGCTGAGCACTGAATgcaag gatGGGGTGAGTTATGAGGTGCGCCGCTATGATGCgtgtaagcatgtgtgtgtgagtctggaGGGGCGGAGCTTCGATCAGGTTTCAGGTGATCTTCAGCGGAAGCTTCTTGCCTACATGAGTGGAGACAACGAACAAG GTGAGGTGATGAACACGCCCGTCCCCATCATCTTCACCGTGTTTCCTCATGATGACGGCTCATTAAACCGCCGCCTGGTCGCCGCTCTGCGCATCCCATCATCCTTCCAGATCGCCCCCCCAACCCCGACCGACTCAACCATTCGCATCGAGGACCGTCCAGGCATGACCGTATACGTCCT GCGCTTCGGTGGTTTCGCAGGCGAGAGCGAGTTTCGCGCAGAAGCGTCGCGACTGACGTGTACGCTGGGAGACTCCGCCCCCTTCCAGCGCAAGCAGTACCTGTGCTGCATCTACGACCCCCCGATCAAACCGTACGGCCGGCGTAACGAGGTGTGGTTCCTGCAGGACGAGCCCTGA
- the LOC127952216 gene encoding heme-binding protein 1 isoform X1: MFVMIKNWLLGATEESEYKLLSTECKDGVSYEVRRYDACKHVCVSLEGRSFDQVSGDLQRKLLAYMSGDNEQGEVMNTPVPIIFTVFPRDDGSLNRRLVAALRIPSSFQIAPPTPTDSTIRIEDRPGMTVYVLRFGGFAGESEFRAEASRLTCTLGDSAPFQRKQYLCCIYDPPIKPYGRRNEVWFLQDEP; the protein is encoded by the exons ATGTTTGTCATGATCAAAAACTGGCTGCTTGGAGCCACTGAAGAGAGCGAGTACAAGCTGCTGAGCACTGAATgcaag gatGGGGTGAGTTATGAGGTGCGCCGCTATGATGCgtgtaagcatgtgtgtgtgagtctggaGGGGCGGAGCTTCGATCAGGTTTCAGGTGATCTTCAGCGGAAGCTTCTTGCCTACATGAGTGGAGACAACGAACAAG GTGAGGTGATGAACACGCCCGTCCCCATCATCTTCACCGTGTTTCCTCGTGATGACGGCTCATTAAACCGCCGCCTGGTCGCCGCTCTGCGCATCCCATCATCCTTCCAGATCGCCCCCCCAACCCCGACCGACTCAACCATTCGCATCGAGGACCGTCCAGGCATGACCGTATACGTCCT GCGCTTCGGTGGTTTCGCAGGCGAGAGCGAGTTTCGCGCAGAAGCGTCGCGACTGACGTGTACGCTGGGAGACTCCGCCCCCTTCCAGCGCAAGCAGTACCTGTGCTGCATCTACGACCCCCCGATCAAACCGTACGGCCGGCGTAACGAGGTGTGGTTCCTGCAGGACGAGCCCTGA